The DNA sequence GAGGTAGGAGCGCAGGCCGGCGCACGCCCGGCCCACCTCGACGACCGTGCCCGCCGGGACCCGTACCGGGGCGCCCCAGGCGACCGGCCGGCCGTCCGCCCGTACCGCGCACGGCGCTCCGGTGACCGCGAACGTGACGGCCGCGTCGACGCGCACGGCGCAGCCGTCGACCGTCGTCTCCAGCGTCGCGTACGTCTCGGGGTTGCCGACGAGCCGGCCGGCGAGCCGGTGGGCGGCGGTGTCGAGGGCTCCGGAGCGGGGGACTCCGAGGTGGGCGTGGCCCGGCCGGCCGAGGTCCTGGACGGTGGTCAGCGCCCCGGGGCGGACGACCGTGAGGGCGGTCATCGGAGCACCTCGAAGCGGACCCGGGTGCCGGGGGCGAGCAGCGCGGCCGGTTCGCGGGCCGCGTCCCACATCACCGCGTCCGTCCGGCCGACGAGCAGCCAGCCGCCGGGGGAGGAGCGCGGGTAGACGCCGGTGTACGGGCCGGCCAGCGCGACCGAGCCGGCGGGGACGGCGGTGCGCGGGGTGGCCCGGCGTGGCACGTGCAACTCCGGTGGCAGGCCGGTCAGATAGCCGAATCCGGGGGCGAAGCCGCAGAAGGCGACGCGGAAGTCGAGGGCGGAGTGGACGCGTGGCACCTCCGACTCCGGGACGTTCCAGAGGGCGGCCACTTCGGCGAGGTCCTCGCCGTCGTACCGCACCGGGATCACGACGGGCTCGCCCTCGGCGGGCGGCAGCGGCGGCACGGTCCAGCGGGCGAGGTCGGCGGCGAGGGCACCCGGGTCGTCCAGGCCGTCGAGCAGGACCGTGCGCGCGGCGGGGACGATCTCGGTGACCGGCGGCAGGGTCCCGGCCGCGCGGCGGCGCAGGAGTTCGGCGTGCAGGGCCTGAGCGGCGGCGGTGTCGGCGACCTCGACGAGCAGCGCGTGCCGCCCGACGCGCAGGGGACGCGGCGCGTCATCCCGGAGCGTGCTCACGCGAACGCCTCCAGCCGGACGCCCGCGGCCTCCAGCGCCGCCCGCACTCTGCGGGCCAGCGCCGCCGCGCCGGGCGTGTCGCCGTGCAGGCAGAGCGAGCGGGCCCGGACGGCGACCTCCTCGCCGGTGAGCGCGGTGACGGCGGCGTCCCGGGCCAGCCGGACGGACCGGGCGACGACGGCCTCCTCGTCGGTGACGACCGCGCCCTGCTCCCGGCGCGGGACGAGCGTGCCGGCGGCGGTGTACGCGCGGTCGGCGAACGCCTCGGTGACGGCGGGGAGTCCGGCCTCCTCCGCCGCCGCGAGCAGCCGGGACCCGGGCAGACCGAGGACGGGCAGCCGCCCGCCGGCCCGCAGGACGCCCGCCACCACGGCGGCCGCCTGGTCCGCGTCGGTGACCGCGCGGTTGTAGAGGGCGCCGTGCGGTTTCACATAGGCGACGTCGCCGCCGGCCGCGCGGGCGAACACCCGCAGCGCGCCGACCTGATAGGTGATCTCGTCGGCGAGCTCGTCCGGCGGTACGTCCATGGCGCGGCGGCCGAAGCCGGCCAGGTCCCGGTACGAGACCTGGGCCCCGATCCGGACGCCGCGGGCGACGGCCTGTTCGCAGACGCGCCGCATGGTGGAGGGGTCGCCGGCGTGGAAGCCGCAGGCGACGTTGGCGCTGGTGACGACGGAGAGCAGGGCGTCGTCGTCGGTCAGGTGCCAGCGGCCGAAGCCCTCGCCGAGGTCGGCGTTGAGGTCGAGAGGAAGGGCCGGGTGCGTCATGCGCGGTTCTCCAGCATCGTGTCGACGATGAGCTGCCGGGCGTCGTCCAGATAGGCGGTCAGTTCGGCTTCGGCGCGGTCCGGCCGTCCCTGGGCCAGGAACCGCTCGATGGTGCGGTTGCGGATCAGGAACGGCTGGTGGAAGCCCCGCGGCGACGGCATCGCGTGGAAGGCGAGCCGGAGTTCGGCGAGCAGCCGGTCCATCGTGGTGTCGATCCGCGGGCTGCCGCTGAGTCCGGCCAGGGCGCGGTGGAAGCGCAGGTCGGCGGAGGCGACCGCGGGCCAGTCGCCGTCGTCGGCCGCCCACTCGGCCTCCGCCACGGCGGCCGTGACGGCCTCGCGCAGCGCGCGCGGGGCCTCGCCGGCGGCGCGTACTCCGGCGAGTTCCAGGGCGGCGCGCAGCCGGTAGATGTCGGCCACGTCCGCCGGGCCGGGGGAGCGGACGAACACCCCCCGGTTCAGCTGGTGTTCGACGAGGTTGTCGTGGACGAGGAGGCGGAACGCCTCGCGCAGGGTGTTGCGCGAGACGCCCAGGTCCTGGCCGAGGGCCTCTTCCGAGAGCTGGGTGCCGGGCGGCAGGACGCCGCCCTCGATGCGGTCGCGGAGCACGGTGGAGACGCGCTGCGCGGTGGAACGGGCCATGACTTCTCCCGGGGAGAGGGTGACCGGCGTGTGCTCGTGGGAGGGGAGCGGCGCGGCCCGGTGAGGAAAGTGCGGAGGCCGCGCGAGAACCCTTGAGGATTGTTGAACAACATCTTAGCCTCCTCGGCAAGTCGGTTCACGCTTTCTCCCGTTGAGCTCCCCTCGGACCCTCGGACGGGGACCGGCGGGGCTCGACCCCTGCGAAACGACATCCGCGCGGCAGACGCGCGCAGCGAACGGAAGGCGGGGCCCATGCTCGTACTCCTGGGCGTCCTCGTGGTCGTGGCCGGATTCGCCACCCGGCGCAACCCTCTGCTGGTGGTCGGCGTCGCCGGCATCGTCACCGGCCTGCTCGGCCACCTCTCGCCGCGCGAGGTGCTGGCGGCCTTCGGCACCGGCTTCGCCTCCAGCCGGGGCGTCACGATCTTCGCGGTGACCCTGCCGGTCATCGGACTCCTGGAACGCCACGGCCTGCAGATCCAGGCCCGCCGGCTGATCGCCCGCTTCGCCGGGCTCACCACCGGCCGCTTCCTCGCGCTCTACCTGCTGCTCCGCCAGCTCACCGCCGCGATCGGCCTGGCCGGCGCCTTCGGGCACGCGCAGACCGTGCTCCCGCTGGCCGCGCCGATGGCCGAAGGGGCCGCCGAGCGCCGGCAGGGCGGGCCGCTGCCCGCGAAAGTCCGGGAGCGGATACGGTCCTTCGCCGCGAGCGCCGACAACGTCGGCTTCTTCTTCGGCGAGGACGTCTTCCTGGCCGTCGGGTCGATCCTGCTCATCACCGGCTTCGTCAACACGACGTACCACACCCGGCTGGAGCCGCTGGACCTCGCGCTCTGGGCGATCCCGACGGCCGTCTGCGCCCTGGCCGTGCACGGCTGGCGGCTGCTGCGGCTGGACCGGACGCTGCTCGTGGCCCCGGCCCCGGCCCCGGCCGTCGCCGACGCGCCGCCGCCGGACCGCTCCGGGGCCCGCCCCGGGACCCGTCCCGGCGCCACCCGGGAGGCCGGACGATGATCAAGACGGAATGGTTCTTCTGGCTCGTCGGCGGCCTGTTCCTGCTGATGGCCGCCCAGATGCTCGGCGACCCCACCAAC is a window from the Streptomyces mobaraensis genome containing:
- a CDS encoding 5-oxoprolinase subunit B family protein encodes the protein MSTLRDDAPRPLRVGRHALLVEVADTAAAQALHAELLRRRAAGTLPPVTEIVPAARTVLLDGLDDPGALAADLARWTVPPLPPAEGEPVVIPVRYDGEDLAEVAALWNVPESEVPRVHSALDFRVAFCGFAPGFGYLTGLPPELHVPRRATPRTAVPAGSVALAGPYTGVYPRSSPGGWLLVGRTDAVMWDAAREPAALLAPGTRVRFEVLR
- a CDS encoding LamB/YcsF family protein, whose translation is MTHPALPLDLNADLGEGFGRWHLTDDDALLSVVTSANVACGFHAGDPSTMRRVCEQAVARGVRIGAQVSYRDLAGFGRRAMDVPPDELADEITYQVGALRVFARAAGGDVAYVKPHGALYNRAVTDADQAAAVVAGVLRAGGRLPVLGLPGSRLLAAAEEAGLPAVTEAFADRAYTAAGTLVPRREQGAVVTDEEAVVARSVRLARDAAVTALTGEEVAVRARSLCLHGDTPGAAALARRVRAALEAAGVRLEAFA
- a CDS encoding GntR family transcriptional regulator, with the protein product MARSTAQRVSTVLRDRIEGGVLPPGTQLSEEALGQDLGVSRNTLREAFRLLVHDNLVEHQLNRGVFVRSPGPADVADIYRLRAALELAGVRAAGEAPRALREAVTAAVAEAEWAADDGDWPAVASADLRFHRALAGLSGSPRIDTTMDRLLAELRLAFHAMPSPRGFHQPFLIRNRTIERFLAQGRPDRAEAELTAYLDDARQLIVDTMLENRA
- a CDS encoding DUF969 domain-containing protein; translated protein: MLVLLGVLVVVAGFATRRNPLLVVGVAGIVTGLLGHLSPREVLAAFGTGFASSRGVTIFAVTLPVIGLLERHGLQIQARRLIARFAGLTTGRFLALYLLLRQLTAAIGLAGAFGHAQTVLPLAAPMAEGAAERRQGGPLPAKVRERIRSFAASADNVGFFFGEDVFLAVGSILLITGFVNTTYHTRLEPLDLALWAIPTAVCALAVHGWRLLRLDRTLLVAPAPAPAVADAPPPDRSGARPGTRPGATREAGR